One part of the Marispirochaeta sp. genome encodes these proteins:
- a CDS encoding LysM peptidoglycan-binding domain-containing M23 family metallopeptidase yields the protein MERRHLISCLIISICFAANADVYHTVKPGETLYRLSREYGVSVDELKEINRIKNVSDIPVGTRLLIKKDENAIDSYISYTVKRGDTLYSIARKNDMGLAELLRINGLIESHILQVGEVLQLKLSEDQTQKTPTAVVENPQNTDTTGNVQKNAEYFWPHQGEQVPLNGKLVGKEINGRNGDPIVSVSSGKVIWVAPYHGYGKIIMVESPDKHIFAYGGNGDTLVNVGDRVRPGQKLGLLGSGGIEGEAKAFFFVYKNGKPVDPESAPRK from the coding sequence ATGGAAAGAAGACACCTGATCAGCTGCCTTATCATAAGTATCTGTTTTGCCGCAAATGCCGATGTTTATCACACCGTAAAACCCGGCGAAACCCTGTACCGCTTGTCCAGGGAATACGGAGTTTCTGTAGATGAGCTGAAAGAGATAAACAGAATTAAAAATGTAAGTGATATCCCTGTTGGTACACGTTTATTGATAAAAAAAGATGAGAACGCAATAGATTCGTATATATCGTATACCGTCAAGAGGGGAGATACCTTATACAGCATCGCACGAAAGAATGATATGGGTCTGGCAGAGTTATTGCGGATAAATGGATTAATCGAGAGCCATATTCTGCAGGTAGGAGAAGTGCTCCAGCTTAAGCTATCCGAAGATCAGACGCAGAAAACGCCGACTGCCGTCGTAGAAAACCCTCAAAATACAGATACAACTGGGAATGTCCAGAAGAACGCAGAATATTTCTGGCCTCACCAGGGAGAACAGGTTCCCCTGAATGGTAAACTTGTGGGAAAGGAGATAAACGGGCGAAACGGTGACCCGATAGTCTCTGTCTCGTCCGGAAAGGTTATCTGGGTAGCCCCCTACCATGGATATGGGAAAATTATAATGGTAGAGTCTCCAGACAAGCATATTTTCGCATACGGCGGGAATGGGGACACCCTTGTTAATGTGGGTGACCGTGTACGGCCGGGACAAAAGCTTGGCCTTTTAGGGAGCGGAGGAATCGAAGGAGAAGCAAAGGCATTTTTCTTCGTGTATAAAAATGGAAAACCCGTTGACCCCGAATCCGCCCCAAGGAAATAG